A genomic window from Candidatus Krumholzibacteriia bacterium includes:
- a CDS encoding transglycosylase SLT domain-containing protein — translation MTTQAADTRIPTFRRGAIAAAGVALWASVSLTACSSTETPQQEPRDTTQRHVVRVPLPTVDRDLDTLRERGTLRVLLRNSSSSYYILRGEEHGFEFELAREVARTLGLRLQVVLPDSVNGPIDALNLGHVDLVAMPLRPDAVPDAEVAFSRPYDTGQQTIVTTAERASSLRGPRDLVGAMVATRRFSGGEATLFSLRRQGVPVGIVMHPPRTAVEELLDLVADGTYPAAVADDRSLAAVLRFRQNLVSAFELGERESLHWMVRANAPKLREAVDAVLLRHYRPREDDTHAGSEFYNVVRDRYFSDDTQIHRHATDPFRLSRTGRVSPYDDLFRATADSFDVDWRLLAALAFQESRFDPDAESWAGAIGVMQVKPATARLDETTLRDASQNIAAGTRHLRWLLDRYHYVPESDRLQFALAAYNCGHGHLDDARMLAVRRGLNPNAWEGSVRESLLLLRKPQYHREARYGYVRGHETVAYVREVMRRHDLLRRLAVEAPEPAPMAANWGAGSTR, via the coding sequence ATGACGACGCAGGCTGCCGACACCCGAATCCCGACCTTCCGCCGCGGCGCGATCGCGGCGGCCGGCGTGGCCCTGTGGGCGTCGGTGTCGTTGACGGCCTGCTCCTCGACCGAGACCCCGCAGCAAGAGCCGCGGGACACGACGCAGCGACACGTGGTCCGTGTCCCGCTTCCCACCGTCGATCGCGACCTCGACACGTTGCGCGAACGCGGAACGTTGCGCGTGCTGCTGCGCAACAGCTCGTCGAGCTACTACATCCTGCGCGGCGAGGAGCATGGCTTCGAGTTCGAACTCGCACGCGAGGTCGCGCGCACGCTCGGTCTTCGTCTGCAGGTGGTCTTGCCCGACAGCGTGAACGGACCGATCGACGCATTGAACCTGGGCCACGTCGATCTCGTGGCCATGCCCTTGCGTCCCGACGCCGTGCCCGACGCGGAGGTCGCGTTCTCCCGGCCCTACGACACCGGCCAGCAGACGATCGTCACGACGGCGGAGCGTGCATCGTCCCTCCGCGGTCCGCGCGACCTCGTCGGCGCCATGGTCGCCACGCGTCGTTTCTCCGGTGGCGAGGCCACGCTCTTCTCGCTGCGCCGCCAGGGTGTGCCGGTGGGCATCGTGATGCATCCACCGCGCACCGCGGTCGAGGAACTCCTCGACCTCGTGGCCGACGGAACCTATCCCGCCGCCGTGGCCGACGACCGCTCGCTCGCGGCCGTCCTCCGCTTCCGACAGAACCTGGTGTCGGCGTTCGAGCTGGGCGAACGCGAGTCCCTGCACTGGATGGTGCGCGCGAACGCGCCGAAGCTGCGCGAGGCGGTCGACGCTGTCTTGTTGCGGCACTACCGCCCGCGCGAGGACGACACACACGCGGGTTCGGAGTTCTACAACGTGGTCCGCGATCGCTACTTCTCCGACGATACGCAGATCCATCGCCATGCCACCGACCCCTTCCGGCTCAGCCGGACGGGCCGGGTCTCGCCCTACGACGACCTGTTCCGGGCCACGGCCGACAGCTTCGACGTCGACTGGCGCCTGCTCGCCGCCCTGGCCTTCCAGGAGAGCCGCTTCGATCCCGACGCCGAGTCCTGGGCGGGAGCGATCGGCGTCATGCAGGTGAAGCCGGCCACGGCGCGGCTCGACGAGACCACACTCCGCGACGCGTCGCAGAACATCGCAGCCGGAACTCGGCATCTGCGTTGGCTGTTGGACCGGTACCACTACGTGCCCGAGTCCGACCGCCTGCAGTTCGCGCTCGCGGCCTACAACTGCGGACACGGCCACCTCGACGATGCGCGCATGCTCGCGGTCCGGCGAGGGCTGAACCCGAACGCCTGGGAGGGTTCGGTGCGCGAGAGCCTGCTGCTGCTGCGCAAGCCGCAGTACCATCGGGAGGCACGCTACGGCTACGTGCGAGGCCACGAGACCGTCGCCTACGTGCGCGAGGTGATGCGACGACACGATCTGTTGCGCCGCCTCGCCGTGGAAGCTCCCGAGCCGGCGCCCATGGCGGCCAACTGGGGTGCCGGTTCCACCCGCTGA
- a CDS encoding RNA methyltransferase — MNHARGREHLHGIAPVEAALRAERRSLHTLWCRDARPGSRVEEVTALARERGVAVRTTSDDDLERRAGSRTHQGVVLACGALPLSALREILESPPGAGDVVLALDQVEDPQNVGGLIRTAAFLGARAVLLHRARRAPLTATVSKASAGTLEWFPLVESGNLADSLLRLAREGWRVLGSALDEGAVDHRAIEPGPATVLVVGNEGRGIRPLTAKRCDALVTIEGRGNAESLNVTVAAGILLARLCGGSAQT; from the coding sequence ATGAACCACGCGCGCGGCCGCGAACACCTCCACGGGATCGCGCCGGTCGAGGCCGCGCTGCGGGCCGAACGCCGGAGCCTGCACACCCTGTGGTGCCGTGACGCGCGGCCCGGCTCCCGGGTCGAGGAGGTGACCGCGCTCGCGCGCGAACGTGGCGTGGCGGTCCGCACGACGTCGGACGACGACCTCGAGCGCCGTGCGGGCAGCCGCACGCACCAGGGCGTGGTGCTCGCCTGCGGCGCGCTGCCCCTGTCGGCGCTGCGCGAGATCCTCGAGAGCCCTCCCGGGGCCGGTGACGTGGTGCTGGCGCTCGATCAGGTCGAGGACCCGCAGAACGTGGGAGGGCTGATCCGCACCGCGGCCTTCCTGGGTGCGCGTGCGGTGCTCCTGCACCGCGCGCGGCGTGCTCCGTTGACCGCGACGGTGTCGAAGGCATCGGCGGGGACCCTCGAGTGGTTCCCGCTGGTGGAATCGGGGAATCTGGCCGACTCGCTGCTGCGGCTCGCCCGCGAGGGCTGGCGGGTCCTCGGGAGCGCACTCGACGAAGGCGCCGTCGACCACCGCGCGATCGAACCCGGGCCAGCGACGGTTCTCGTGGTGGGCAACGAGGGCCGGGGAATCCGGCCTCTCACCGCGAAGCGCTGCGACGCGCTCGTGACGATCGAAGGCCGCGGCAACGCCGAATCGCTGAACGTGACGGTGGCCGCCGGCATCCTGCTCGCCCGTCTCTGCGGCGGAAGCGCTCAGACGTAG
- a CDS encoding HD-GYP domain-containing protein — MPITREASGRSAGGGAERVERDRAVIARLVVRMCSVLRDARRGSWLATTVNAQLEGLRSDLDRELRRGPLRLEFDADEIRLRKACFDDLPRPARRLVAMVHRKGWRAIEFTAGVSTLELLVLLQQLQSSGKSASDDELGRLEFVRPFGAPAGGRPRRRGVPEVIRPSRLGRVVSEAEDGDGEVRSLVSDLVQAIDEVSVTTGCTDAEPDGPGLIELVDDLGHDAVVGLILSSLRRHDAYTYDHSINVGLLSIRLAHHVGWRGRDLRELGSAALIHDVGKLYTPLEVLNKPSRLTPAEWVTMKAHPREGDEILREAGVGHEIGPRIALEHHVRPDGWGYPPLPYGEGGVHPGSRIVKIADAYDAFTTIRPYRTRTTPREALAMLLEQAGTMFDPDLVEAFCEMMGRHPIGSVVRLASGRLALVVDVHASAPARPLVRVLRNADASTPGMLTFVDLRRRVTPAGGFVDHIVESVEPAVGDLPIGRYV; from the coding sequence TTGCCGATCACGCGGGAAGCCAGCGGGCGCTCGGCAGGCGGCGGGGCGGAGCGCGTCGAGCGCGATCGTGCGGTGATCGCACGTCTCGTCGTGCGCATGTGCAGTGTCCTGCGGGACGCCCGCCGCGGCTCCTGGTTGGCGACCACCGTGAACGCGCAGCTCGAGGGCCTGCGCTCCGATCTCGATCGCGAGTTGCGGCGCGGCCCGCTCCGCCTGGAGTTCGACGCCGACGAGATCCGCCTGCGGAAGGCGTGCTTCGACGACCTGCCGCGCCCGGCACGTCGACTCGTCGCGATGGTGCATCGCAAGGGTTGGCGCGCGATCGAGTTCACGGCCGGCGTGAGCACCCTGGAGCTGCTGGTCCTGCTCCAGCAGCTGCAGTCCTCCGGAAAGAGCGCGAGCGACGACGAGCTCGGCCGGCTGGAGTTCGTGAGGCCGTTCGGAGCGCCCGCCGGAGGTCGGCCACGCCGGCGCGGCGTGCCCGAGGTGATCCGTCCGAGCCGATTGGGTCGCGTGGTGAGCGAGGCCGAGGACGGCGACGGGGAAGTGCGGTCGTTGGTCTCCGACCTCGTGCAGGCGATCGACGAGGTCTCCGTCACGACCGGATGCACGGACGCCGAACCGGACGGTCCCGGCCTGATCGAACTGGTCGACGACCTCGGCCACGACGCGGTCGTCGGGTTGATCCTGTCGAGCCTCCGCCGTCACGACGCGTACACCTACGACCACTCGATCAACGTGGGTCTGCTGTCGATCCGTCTGGCCCACCACGTGGGGTGGCGCGGGCGTGATCTGCGCGAACTGGGCAGCGCCGCCTTGATCCACGACGTGGGCAAGCTGTACACGCCGCTCGAGGTCTTGAACAAGCCGTCGCGTCTGACGCCGGCGGAGTGGGTCACGATGAAGGCGCACCCGCGGGAGGGCGACGAGATCCTCCGCGAGGCGGGAGTGGGACACGAGATCGGTCCGCGGATCGCACTGGAACACCACGTGCGGCCCGACGGGTGGGGTTATCCGCCGCTGCCCTACGGAGAGGGTGGTGTGCATCCGGGCAGCCGCATCGTGAAGATCGCCGATGCCTACGACGCCTTCACCACGATCCGCCCCTATCGCACCCGGACGACCCCGCGCGAGGCCCTGGCGATGTTGCTCGAACAGGCGGGCACGATGTTCGACCCCGATCTCGTCGAGGCGTTCTGCGAGATGATGGGCCGGCATCCGATCGGATCGGTCGTGCGGCTCGCGAGCGGCCGGCTCGCGCTGGTGGTCGACGTGCACGCCAGTGCGCCCGCCCGACCGCTGGTGCGCGTGCTGCGCAATGCCGACGCGTCGACTCCGGGCATGCTCACGTTCGTCGACCTGCGGCGCCGCGTGACCCCGGCCGGCGGCTTCGTCGACCACATCGTCGAGAGCGTCGAGCCGGCGGTCGGCGACCTGCCGATCGGGCGCTACGTCTGA
- a CDS encoding TIGR03960 family B12-binding radical SAM protein: MTTELSTHPYASFLHEVEKPARYIGGEYNQIVKDPTSVRASLCLAFPDLYDIGMSHLGTKILYSLLNEHDDLSCERAFAPWPDMEKALRERGLPVLSLENRRPLSEFDAVGFSLQYELTFTNLLNLLDLSCIPIRSADRTESDPIVLAGGPVATQPEPVAPFVDVFLIGDAEEKLPELMLELADCRDAVVPRHDTLVRLAKLGGLYVPALYDTTVDLHSGFEVVTGPKVEGIPERPRRVILDDINRFPFPWDSPVAAAEAIFDRLSVEIARGCTEGCRFCQAGMIYRPVRERDPEQIVDTVLEAIDAGGYDEAGLTTLSTADYSCISPLMSTLMKKLKERKVSLSVASLRAYGLEETTLDEMAGYRAQGLTFAPEAGTQRMRDVVNKNVTEEDLTRTAYRVFERGWKRMKLYFMIGLPTEEDQDVVGIMETGRRMKEIGREIHGSKAGVTVSVSSHVPKPHTPFQWVAMDPMDEIERKQDLLQDLARRDRLEFRRHDPRTSFLEGVLGRGDRRVADVVEAAWRKGCRFDGWDEHLDWDAWIEAIDASGIDPQLYLGTIALDARMPWDHLDMQLDDRFLKTDYKRSMKNRLSPPCGKPAGAQVFHTNVEDHDADVRKLVCYHCGVACDLDGMRTERREYLTKLRSFGRGDREKAAVEAHQARTAKQDRIAAGKAAHDLGQGEGVRVRLQMSKTGADAMTSHLDLVRKIPRVFRRAGIRIFYTEGYHPKPALTFSPALALGVQSVGELLEVKLIDRPDPADLLRRLNAVAEPGIEFTAARVVEDGEKRMATLLQRADYLVRLRTLEDDVGAVRAALDRFRTAAAVPVTIHRKKGEKTLDLKQIVERLEPATDSDLAGLPPGLASGLGPRPFALALRLDGAGQVKPEEALRAVFGESFRLPPVDLVRTGFWCLEGGDLRPPLDASERAETTGASGS; encoded by the coding sequence ATGACGACGGAGCTGTCCACGCATCCGTACGCCAGCTTCCTGCACGAAGTGGAGAAGCCGGCGCGCTACATCGGCGGCGAGTACAACCAGATCGTCAAGGACCCCACGAGCGTCCGCGCCTCGCTGTGCCTGGCCTTCCCCGATCTCTACGACATCGGGATGAGCCACCTGGGCACCAAGATCCTGTACTCGCTGCTGAACGAGCACGACGACCTGTCCTGCGAGCGCGCCTTCGCGCCCTGGCCCGACATGGAGAAGGCCCTGCGCGAGCGCGGGCTGCCCGTGCTGTCGCTCGAGAACCGGCGCCCGCTGAGCGAGTTCGACGCCGTGGGCTTCTCGCTGCAGTACGAGCTCACGTTCACCAACCTGCTGAACCTGCTCGACCTGTCGTGCATCCCGATCCGCAGCGCCGATCGCACGGAGAGCGACCCGATCGTCCTCGCCGGCGGCCCCGTGGCCACCCAACCCGAACCCGTGGCGCCCTTCGTCGACGTCTTCCTGATCGGCGACGCCGAGGAGAAGCTTCCCGAGCTGATGCTCGAACTCGCCGACTGCCGCGACGCCGTCGTGCCGCGCCACGACACGCTGGTGCGCCTGGCGAAGCTCGGCGGCCTGTACGTGCCCGCGCTCTACGACACCACCGTCGACCTGCACAGCGGTTTCGAGGTCGTCACCGGCCCGAAGGTCGAGGGGATCCCCGAGCGTCCACGGCGCGTGATCCTCGACGACATCAACCGCTTCCCCTTCCCCTGGGACTCACCCGTGGCCGCGGCCGAGGCGATCTTCGACCGCCTGAGCGTGGAGATCGCGCGCGGCTGCACCGAGGGTTGTCGTTTCTGCCAGGCGGGGATGATCTACCGTCCGGTGCGCGAGCGCGATCCCGAACAGATCGTCGACACCGTGCTCGAGGCCATCGACGCCGGCGGCTACGACGAGGCCGGACTCACCACGCTGAGCACCGCCGACTACTCGTGCATCAGCCCGCTCATGAGCACGCTCATGAAGAAGCTCAAGGAGCGGAAGGTGTCGTTGAGCGTGGCGTCGTTGCGCGCCTACGGTCTCGAGGAGACCACCCTCGACGAGATGGCCGGCTACCGCGCCCAGGGCCTCACCTTCGCCCCCGAGGCCGGCACGCAGCGCATGCGCGACGTGGTCAACAAGAACGTCACCGAAGAAGACCTCACGCGCACCGCCTACCGTGTGTTCGAGCGCGGGTGGAAGCGCATGAAGCTCTACTTCATGATCGGTCTTCCCACCGAGGAGGACCAGGACGTCGTCGGCATCATGGAGACCGGCCGCCGCATGAAGGAGATCGGGCGTGAGATCCACGGCTCGAAGGCCGGCGTCACCGTCAGCGTGAGCAGTCACGTGCCCAAGCCGCACACGCCCTTCCAGTGGGTGGCCATGGACCCCATGGACGAGATCGAGCGCAAGCAGGACCTGCTGCAGGACCTCGCGCGTCGTGATCGACTGGAATTCCGTCGGCACGACCCCCGCACGAGCTTCCTGGAGGGCGTGCTCGGCCGTGGCGACCGCCGTGTGGCCGACGTGGTCGAGGCCGCGTGGCGCAAGGGCTGCCGCTTCGACGGCTGGGACGAGCACCTCGACTGGGACGCCTGGATCGAGGCGATCGACGCGTCCGGCATCGACCCGCAGCTCTACCTGGGCACCATCGCCCTCGACGCGCGCATGCCCTGGGACCACCTCGACATGCAGCTCGACGACCGCTTCCTGAAGACCGACTACAAGCGGTCGATGAAGAACAGACTCAGTCCGCCGTGCGGCAAGCCCGCCGGCGCGCAGGTGTTCCACACCAACGTCGAGGACCACGACGCCGACGTCCGGAAGCTCGTCTGCTACCACTGCGGCGTGGCCTGCGACCTCGACGGCATGCGGACCGAGCGGCGGGAGTACCTGACGAAGCTGAGGTCCTTCGGCCGCGGCGACCGCGAGAAGGCCGCCGTCGAGGCGCACCAGGCGCGCACCGCCAAGCAGGACCGCATTGCCGCCGGCAAGGCGGCCCACGATCTCGGCCAGGGCGAGGGCGTGCGCGTGCGCCTGCAGATGTCGAAGACCGGCGCCGACGCCATGACCAGTCACCTCGACCTGGTCCGCAAGATCCCCCGCGTCTTCCGCCGCGCCGGCATCCGGATCTTCTACACCGAGGGCTACCACCCCAAGCCGGCGCTGACCTTCAGCCCGGCGCTGGCACTCGGCGTGCAGAGCGTGGGCGAGCTTCTCGAGGTCAAGCTGATCGACCGGCCCGACCCGGCCGACCTGCTGCGCCGCCTGAACGCCGTTGCCGAGCCCGGGATCGAGTTCACCGCCGCCCGCGTCGTCGAGGACGGCGAGAAGCGCATGGCGACGCTGCTGCAGCGCGCCGACTACCTGGTGCGACTGAGAACCCTCGAGGACGACGTCGGGGCGGTACGAGCCGCCCTGGATCGTTTCCGGACCGCTGCCGCCGTCCCTGTGACCATCCACAGGAAGAAGGGTGAGAAGACCCTGGACCTGAAGCAGATCGTCGAGCGGCTCGAGCCGGCCACCGACTCCGATCTCGCAGGCCTTCCGCCGGGGCTGGCCTCGGGTCTCGGGCCGCGCCCCTTCGCACTCGCACTCCGCCTCGACGGCGCCGGACAGGTGAAGCCCGAAGAGGCACTGCGGGCCGTGTTCGGAGAGTCCTTCCGGCTCCCGCCGGTCGACCTGGTCCGCACCGGTTTCTGGTGTCTCGAGGGGGGCGATCTCCGGCCTCCGCTCGACGCGAGCGAGCGAGCGGAAACCACGGGCGCGAGCGGATCCTGA
- the ppk2 gene encoding polyphosphate kinase 2 produces the protein MKSRTVEPERSDRGHRKLKRKLYEKELRRLQIELVKLQEWIKQTGERVVVIFEGRDAAGKGGTIKRILEPCNPRIVRVVALGVPTEREKTQWYFQRYVAHLPAAGELVLFDRSWYNRAGVERVMGFCSDAQYEEFLRSCPYFERMLVRSGIKLIKYWFSVSDEEQERRFQARIDDPTKRWKLSPMDLESRRRWVEYSKAKDTMFAHTDIKQAPWYVVEADDKRRARLNCMGHLLSLIPYEDLTPGRIELPPREDAGGYVRAPYTEQTFVPDLYD, from the coding sequence GTGAAGAGCCGCACCGTCGAGCCCGAACGGAGCGATCGTGGCCACCGGAAGCTGAAGCGCAAGCTCTACGAGAAGGAACTCCGCCGCCTGCAGATCGAGCTGGTCAAGCTCCAGGAGTGGATCAAGCAGACCGGCGAGCGGGTGGTGGTGATCTTCGAGGGGCGCGACGCCGCCGGGAAGGGCGGCACGATCAAGCGGATCCTCGAGCCCTGCAATCCGCGCATCGTGCGCGTGGTCGCCCTGGGCGTGCCGACCGAGCGCGAGAAGACCCAGTGGTACTTCCAGCGCTACGTCGCCCACCTGCCGGCGGCCGGCGAACTCGTGCTGTTCGACCGCAGCTGGTACAACCGCGCCGGCGTCGAGCGCGTCATGGGTTTCTGCAGCGATGCCCAGTACGAGGAGTTCCTGCGCTCGTGTCCCTACTTCGAGCGCATGCTCGTGCGCAGCGGGATCAAGCTGATCAAGTACTGGTTCAGCGTGAGCGACGAAGAACAGGAACGACGCTTCCAGGCCCGCATCGACGATCCGACCAAGCGCTGGAAGCTCAGTCCCATGGACCTGGAGTCGCGTCGTCGATGGGTGGAGTACAGCAAGGCCAAGGACACCATGTTCGCCCACACCGACATCAAGCAGGCGCCGTGGTACGTGGTCGAGGCCGACGACAAGCGTCGCGCGCGGCTGAACTGCATGGGCCACCTGCTGTCCCTGATTCCCTACGAGGACCTCACGCCGGGGCGGATCGAGCTGCCGCCGCGCGAGGACGCGGGCGGATACGTCCGGGCTCCCTACACCGAGCAGACCTTCGTTCCCGACCTCTACGACTGA